A genomic segment from Bacillus cereus G9842 encodes:
- the pheA gene encoding prephenate dehydratase, producing MIRVGYLGPEATFTNMAVSRFFPEAEHVPYRTIPDCIDAAANENVDFAVVPLENAIEGSVNITVDYLVHEQPLSIVGEITVPIQQHLLVHPQYAEVWDEVYAVHSHPHAIAQCHKFLNEELKGVTVRDMTSTSAAAQYVKEHPEEKIAAIANEAAAEKYGLTIVRRSIHTHKNNHTRFLVLHKKKKAVLPNNGENRGEKTTLMITLPADYAGALYQVLSAFAWRKLNLSKIESRPMKTGLGNYFFLIDVDKAYDDVLLPGVTMELEALGFSVTVLGSYSSYWL from the coding sequence ATGATTCGAGTAGGATATTTAGGACCAGAAGCAACATTTACAAATATGGCGGTGAGTCGTTTTTTTCCGGAAGCAGAGCATGTACCGTATCGAACGATTCCAGATTGTATAGATGCAGCTGCAAATGAAAATGTAGACTTCGCAGTTGTACCGTTAGAAAATGCAATAGAAGGTTCAGTGAATATAACGGTTGATTACCTTGTACATGAGCAGCCGCTTTCCATTGTAGGAGAAATTACAGTACCAATTCAGCAGCATTTACTTGTACATCCGCAGTATGCAGAAGTGTGGGATGAAGTATATGCGGTGCATTCTCATCCGCATGCCATTGCACAGTGCCATAAATTTTTAAATGAAGAATTAAAAGGAGTAACTGTTCGAGATATGACATCCACAAGTGCCGCTGCGCAATATGTGAAAGAACATCCTGAAGAGAAAATTGCCGCTATTGCAAATGAAGCAGCTGCAGAAAAATATGGATTAACAATTGTGAGGCGTAGCATTCATACGCATAAAAATAATCACACACGTTTCCTAGTACTCCATAAGAAAAAGAAAGCAGTACTCCCGAATAACGGAGAGAACCGCGGAGAGAAAACGACGCTTATGATAACGTTACCTGCAGATTATGCAGGTGCCCTATATCAAGTGTTATCAGCTTTCGCATGGAGAAAATTAAACTTATCAAAAATCGAATCGCGTCCGATGAAAACAGGTCTTGGAAATTACTTTTTCTTAATCGATGTCGATAAAGCGTATGATGACGTATTATTGCCAGGCGTAACTATGGAACTTGAAGCACTCGGTTTTTCTGTTACTGTGCTGGGGAGTTATTCTTCTTATTGGTTGTAA
- a CDS encoding sporulation initiation phosphotransferase B — protein sequence MNEKWTIIDALRHSRHDWLNRMQMVKGNLSLGKVEEIHSLIDRFVQEARQESNLMGLSMPLFSEWILTYNWKQQPCLLEYEVLGKLHNLSHLDETVCTWTNQFFSMLQHSLDVYVENYVCITIECDADNARFFFDFRGKLTSVEELQNWLATQNNKWYSISYTVRDEEVSVILQPIEKVW from the coding sequence ATGAATGAAAAATGGACAATTATAGATGCATTGCGCCATTCAAGACATGATTGGCTCAATCGTATGCAGATGGTGAAAGGAAACCTTTCCCTTGGAAAAGTGGAAGAAATTCATAGTCTCATCGATCGTTTTGTCCAAGAAGCGAGACAAGAATCCAATCTGATGGGGCTATCAATGCCTTTATTTTCAGAGTGGATTTTAACATATAATTGGAAACAGCAGCCGTGCTTATTGGAGTACGAAGTATTAGGGAAATTACATAACTTATCTCACTTAGATGAGACTGTATGTACATGGACGAATCAATTTTTCTCGATGCTTCAGCATAGTTTAGACGTATATGTTGAAAATTATGTTTGTATCACAATTGAATGTGACGCGGATAATGCTCGTTTCTTTTTTGATTTTCGTGGTAAGCTAACGAGTGTAGAAGAACTACAGAATTGGCTTGCGACCCAAAACAATAAATGGTATTCCATTTCTTATACAGTGCGAGACGAAGAAGTCTCAGTTATATTACAACCAATTGAAAAAGTGTGGTGA
- a CDS encoding MOSC domain-containing protein, with product MGIKLVHFSIGKPKQMKYSEDKEMITGICKELTEEAFLSKDGFLGDDVADLKHHGGPDRAVCVYPHEHYALWEEEFQTTLPASTFGENITVTNMLERDVCIGDTYQLGEAIIQVTQARVPCSTISKRLGIPGILPRIVATGFTGYLCRVLQEGTVRKDSKITLLERQPSNISVLFSNEIYFHNRKDKDGIEKILAVPELADIWRGQLEERLVKLK from the coding sequence ATGGGAATTAAACTCGTTCACTTTAGCATTGGCAAACCGAAACAAATGAAATATAGCGAAGATAAAGAAATGATTACTGGTATATGTAAGGAACTTACAGAAGAAGCTTTCCTCTCAAAAGATGGATTCCTCGGCGATGACGTAGCAGATTTAAAACATCATGGCGGTCCTGATCGAGCTGTTTGTGTATACCCACACGAGCATTACGCACTATGGGAAGAGGAATTTCAAACTACGCTTCCAGCTTCCACATTTGGCGAAAACATTACCGTAACAAATATGTTAGAGCGTGATGTTTGCATCGGAGATACATATCAACTAGGTGAAGCAATCATTCAAGTGACACAAGCAAGAGTACCTTGTAGCACTATTTCAAAACGCCTCGGTATTCCTGGCATTTTGCCGCGCATTGTAGCAACTGGATTTACTGGCTACCTATGCCGTGTTCTTCAAGAAGGTACTGTACGTAAAGATTCTAAAATTACATTACTAGAACGTCAACCGAGCAATATTTCTGTGTTGTTCTCTAACGAAATCTATTTTCATAATAGAAAAGATAAAGATGGCATAGAAAAAATTCTTGCTGTTCCAGAACTAGCTGATATTTGGCGTGGTCAGTTAGAAGAGCGTCTTGTGAAGTTAAAATAA
- the obgE gene encoding GTPase ObgE, with amino-acid sequence MFVDQVKIYVKGGDGGNGMVAYRREKYVPKGGPAGGDGGKGADVVFVVEEGLRTLMDFRYQRHFKADRGQHGMSKGQHGRKSEDLIVKVPPGTIVKDEKTGQILADLVTHEQTAVIARGGRGGRGNSRFATATNPAPEIAENGEPGQERDVILELKVLADVGLVGFPSVGKSTLLSVVSSARPKIAEYHFTTIVPNLGVVETGDNRSFVMADLPGLIEGAHAGVGLGHQFLRHIERTRVIVHVIDMSGLEGREPYEDYVTINNELKEYNMRLTERPQVVVANKMDMPDAEENLQAFKEKVGDEVKIFPISAVTKQGVRDLLFEVANLLETTPEFPMYDVVEESEASVMYKFDAESLKFEITRESDGTFVISGYDIEKTFKMTDFSRDESIRRFARQMRGMGIDEALRARGAKDGDIVKILEYEFEFID; translated from the coding sequence ATGTTTGTAGATCAGGTCAAGATATATGTAAAAGGCGGCGACGGTGGTAACGGTATGGTTGCGTATCGTCGTGAGAAGTATGTTCCTAAAGGTGGCCCAGCAGGTGGCGACGGCGGTAAAGGTGCAGATGTTGTTTTCGTAGTTGAGGAAGGCTTACGTACATTAATGGACTTCCGCTACCAACGTCATTTCAAAGCTGATCGCGGTCAGCACGGAATGAGTAAAGGTCAGCACGGACGTAAATCTGAAGATTTAATCGTAAAGGTTCCACCAGGAACAATAGTAAAAGATGAAAAAACTGGTCAAATTCTTGCCGATTTAGTAACGCATGAACAAACTGCTGTAATCGCAAGAGGTGGCCGTGGTGGCCGTGGTAACTCACGTTTCGCAACAGCTACGAACCCAGCACCAGAAATCGCTGAAAACGGAGAACCAGGTCAAGAACGTGATGTCATTCTAGAACTTAAAGTACTAGCAGATGTTGGACTTGTTGGATTCCCAAGTGTAGGTAAATCTACATTATTATCTGTTGTATCATCAGCACGTCCGAAAATTGCAGAGTATCACTTTACAACAATCGTTCCGAATCTTGGTGTTGTTGAAACTGGTGATAACCGCAGCTTCGTGATGGCTGACCTTCCTGGACTAATTGAAGGCGCACATGCTGGCGTTGGACTTGGACACCAATTCTTACGTCATATCGAGCGTACACGTGTAATTGTACATGTTATTGATATGTCTGGTTTAGAAGGCCGTGAGCCATATGAAGATTATGTTACAATTAATAATGAATTAAAAGAATACAATATGCGTTTAACAGAGCGTCCGCAAGTTGTTGTAGCAAACAAAATGGATATGCCAGATGCAGAAGAGAACTTACAAGCATTTAAAGAGAAAGTGGGAGACGAAGTAAAAATCTTCCCAATTTCAGCTGTAACGAAACAAGGTGTTCGTGATTTACTATTTGAAGTAGCGAACTTATTAGAAACAACACCAGAATTCCCAATGTACGATGTTGTCGAAGAGTCTGAAGCAAGTGTAATGTATAAATTTGATGCTGAAAGTCTTAAATTTGAAATTACACGTGAAAGTGACGGCACATTTGTTATTTCTGGTTACGATATCGAGAAGACATTCAAAATGACAGACTTCTCACGTGATGAATCTATACGTCGTTTCGCTCGCCAAATGCGCGGAATGGGTATTGATGAAGCGCTTCGTGCACGTGGTGCAAAAGACGGAGATATTGTAAAAATTCTTGAATATGAATTTGAATTTATCGATTAA
- a CDS encoding ABC transporter permease yields the protein MNIRQLALQNIKGNWRNYKVFFLSSCFAIFASYAYMSVIVHPYMQETMWYQNVRWGLIICNVIIISFFVIFILYSTSIFIEARKKELGLYMLMGATKSNVIGVIMTEQILIGVFANIFGIGLGMIFLKLFFMVFSMLLGLPKELPVIFDVRAIGVTFITYIVVFILLSFISALRIWNIKIIRLLKEFRTDKKEKKTSKWLCLFGFACLVGGYALALQVTMATIAIYFFPVSILVFFGTYFSFAHGATQVLEMIKRNKKIMYTYPYLFIVNQLSHRMKENGRFFFLMSMATTFVVTATGTVFLYFSSMQDMWRTGGIHSFSYIEKGISTHEVFEEGAVEKLLHQYEYDDFQYMSFIGVYASFQSNKGETTIAPLIKESEYNQEARKQKQKTYRPKKGTVTLVYYNKYNNSNVYNQKEIQLRVMNQPYQFVFNGQKEGVQFNHHPSYINGLFFVMNDEDFDSIANQVPDSEKMIYRGYTLPNIEKTKKLNEDLRKHMKQDNNAFRSNMELYVNMKEGGDITLFVGSFISILFFLTSCSIVYFKWFHNIASDRKQYGALSKLGMTKEEVWKISRWQLCMLFFAPIIVGSMHSAVALYTFHNTLFMDGSLRKVGLFILFYIAACIIYFFFAQREYKKHLD from the coding sequence ATGAACATTCGGCAACTAGCGCTGCAAAATATAAAAGGAAATTGGCGTAATTATAAAGTGTTTTTCTTAAGTAGTTGTTTTGCAATATTTGCTTCTTACGCATATATGTCTGTCATTGTGCATCCATATATGCAAGAGACGATGTGGTATCAAAACGTACGCTGGGGACTTATCATATGTAATGTTATAATCATTTCTTTTTTCGTCATATTTATTTTGTACTCTACTTCTATTTTCATAGAAGCACGTAAGAAAGAATTAGGGTTATATATGTTAATGGGAGCAACGAAGTCTAACGTAATAGGAGTGATTATGACCGAGCAAATTTTAATTGGGGTCTTCGCGAATATTTTCGGTATTGGGCTTGGTATGATATTTTTAAAACTCTTTTTTATGGTATTTAGTATGTTACTGGGGCTTCCGAAAGAACTGCCTGTCATATTTGACGTAAGGGCGATTGGTGTAACATTTATTACATATATAGTCGTTTTTATTCTATTATCTTTTATAAGTGCTTTACGTATATGGAATATAAAAATCATTCGGTTATTGAAAGAATTTCGAACAGATAAAAAAGAGAAGAAAACATCAAAGTGGCTCTGTTTATTCGGTTTTGCTTGTTTAGTGGGCGGGTATGCGTTGGCGCTACAAGTGACGATGGCTACGATAGCGATATACTTTTTCCCTGTGTCTATACTTGTCTTTTTTGGAACGTACTTTTCTTTCGCGCATGGTGCTACCCAAGTGTTAGAAATGATAAAGCGAAATAAAAAGATTATGTATACATATCCGTATTTATTTATAGTGAATCAATTGTCACATCGAATGAAGGAAAATGGTCGCTTTTTCTTTCTGATGTCTATGGCAACGACGTTTGTAGTTACAGCAACAGGTACGGTGTTCTTATATTTTTCTAGCATGCAAGATATGTGGCGAACTGGAGGGATACACTCGTTTTCGTACATAGAAAAAGGTATTTCTACTCATGAAGTCTTTGAAGAAGGTGCGGTTGAAAAATTACTGCATCAATATGAGTATGATGATTTTCAATATATGAGTTTTATTGGAGTGTATGCATCCTTTCAGTCTAATAAGGGAGAAACAACAATAGCACCGCTTATAAAAGAAAGTGAATATAACCAAGAAGCGAGGAAACAAAAACAGAAAACGTATCGTCCTAAAAAAGGTACAGTGACACTCGTTTATTATAATAAATACAATAATTCGAATGTATATAATCAAAAAGAGATTCAATTGCGAGTAATGAATCAACCATATCAATTCGTATTTAACGGTCAGAAAGAAGGTGTTCAATTTAACCATCATCCCTCGTACATTAATGGTCTGTTCTTCGTTATGAATGATGAAGATTTTGACAGTATAGCAAATCAGGTTCCTGATTCTGAAAAAATGATATATAGAGGCTACACATTACCAAATATCGAAAAGACGAAGAAATTAAATGAAGATTTACGGAAACATATGAAACAAGATAATAATGCATTTCGAAGCAATATGGAGTTATATGTAAATATGAAAGAAGGCGGCGATATTACTCTATTTGTAGGCTCATTTATTAGTATATTATTTTTTCTTACTTCATGTAGTATCGTGTATTTTAAATGGTTCCATAATATTGCATCGGACCGAAAGCAGTATGGTGCACTCTCTAAACTTGGAATGACGAAGGAAGAAGTATGGAAAATTTCTCGTTGGCAATTATGTATGCTATTTTTTGCGCCAATTATAGTAGGGAGTATGCATAGTGCAGTTGCGTTATATACGTTTCATAATACGCTTTTTATGGATGGATCATTAAGAAAAGTAGGTTTGTTCATTCTGTTTTATATCGCAGCATGTATCATTTATTTCTTCTTCGCTCAAAGAGAATATAAGAAACATTTAGACTAG
- a CDS encoding ABC transporter permease produces the protein MNFRQLALNNVKGNWRNYKAFLISSCLSIVVFFMYASFIYHPDVVSGNISMRKMITKGLESMNYIVVIFSALFILYANSTFLRARKKEFGLLTLIGGTKSQLGRMIILEQLMLGGIAIVVGIGVGMLCSKLFFQALSVLLKIDKTLPLVWNSKAVLITGGVYFILFLILSLFSVWTVGRLQIIDLLREARKQKVEPFAFTWLSVVGIGCIIAAYVLSFQVTFLNFIILFLPVVGLTIGGTYLLFTQGSTVVLKALQKRKQSFYTYPNMFVLSNLIYKMKDNARFLFVISIITAIVSSAVGTLYVYFENLSAKTVELTPHAISYEEKGLNTYSLINEEKVQELVKRHGFEDARKVTYIKLPATQKITLFNSEHEVPMTIISEKEYNAEVRKQKREQPSEIHNAMGSATMVMVDMSNELMKIDRTKPYEFTINGQKQSVQLNAPTQYSVFNDSEYLVVNDQDFEKYAKLVPDEEKRKYYGYYIEDWKSTEDLVLDLKNEIAPEKQGELRNSVFAYKDIREGGAITMFIGFFVAVLFFFFACSMTYFKWFNDKEQDRIQFKSLKRIGMTDKEIRKIAIRQMGVIFFIPILIGSIHSGVALHTLGKMLYIDLWKSGALVIGAYILASAIYFMIAQRGYLKHVKS, from the coding sequence ATGAACTTTCGCCAGCTCGCGCTTAATAACGTAAAAGGGAATTGGCGTAACTATAAAGCGTTTCTTATAAGTAGTTGTTTATCGATTGTCGTATTTTTCATGTATGCTTCTTTTATTTATCATCCAGATGTCGTAAGCGGTAATATTAGTATGAGAAAGATGATTACAAAAGGATTAGAATCGATGAATTATATTGTGGTCATCTTCTCGGCACTCTTTATTTTATATGCAAATTCAACGTTTTTACGAGCAAGAAAAAAAGAGTTTGGTCTACTAACATTAATAGGCGGAACGAAATCGCAGCTCGGCCGAATGATTATATTAGAACAACTGATGTTAGGTGGTATTGCAATTGTAGTTGGTATTGGGGTTGGAATGCTTTGTTCAAAATTATTTTTCCAAGCGTTAAGCGTATTATTGAAAATAGATAAGACACTTCCACTCGTTTGGAATAGTAAAGCAGTTCTTATTACAGGTGGTGTATACTTTATTCTATTTTTAATCCTATCATTATTTAGTGTTTGGACAGTAGGACGCTTGCAAATTATTGATTTATTAAGAGAAGCAAGAAAGCAAAAAGTAGAGCCGTTTGCATTTACATGGTTAAGTGTAGTTGGTATAGGATGTATTATTGCTGCATATGTACTTAGCTTCCAAGTAACGTTTCTGAATTTCATCATCCTCTTTTTACCGGTGGTAGGACTGACAATTGGCGGAACGTATTTACTATTTACACAAGGTAGTACAGTTGTATTAAAAGCATTACAAAAAAGAAAGCAATCTTTCTATACGTATCCAAATATGTTTGTTCTTAGCAACCTTATTTATAAAATGAAAGATAATGCTCGTTTTCTATTTGTAATTTCTATTATTACGGCGATTGTATCCTCGGCAGTTGGCACGCTTTACGTATATTTTGAAAATTTGAGTGCGAAAACGGTAGAACTTACACCACATGCTATCTCATATGAGGAAAAGGGGTTAAATACATATAGCCTTATTAATGAAGAAAAGGTACAGGAGCTTGTGAAGAGACACGGGTTTGAAGATGCGCGAAAAGTAACATACATAAAACTACCAGCAACACAGAAAATAACGTTGTTTAATAGTGAACATGAAGTACCGATGACGATTATTTCAGAAAAAGAATATAATGCGGAAGTGCGTAAACAAAAGAGAGAGCAACCTTCAGAAATTCATAATGCAATGGGTAGTGCAACGATGGTTATGGTTGATATGTCAAATGAACTGATGAAGATAGATCGTACGAAACCGTATGAATTTACAATTAACGGACAAAAGCAGTCTGTTCAATTAAATGCCCCAACGCAGTATTCTGTTTTTAATGATAGTGAATATCTCGTTGTAAATGATCAAGATTTTGAGAAATATGCAAAACTCGTACCAGATGAAGAAAAGAGGAAATATTACGGTTATTATATTGAGGATTGGAAAAGTACAGAAGATCTTGTATTAGATTTGAAAAATGAAATTGCACCAGAAAAGCAAGGAGAATTGAGAAATTCAGTGTTTGCGTATAAGGATATAAGAGAAGGTGGAGCAATTACAATGTTCATCGGTTTCTTCGTAGCAGTACTGTTCTTCTTCTTCGCTTGTAGTATGACATACTTTAAATGGTTTAACGATAAAGAACAAGATCGTATTCAATTTAAATCGTTAAAGAGAATCGGTATGACAGATAAAGAAATTCGCAAAATTGCGATTCGACAAATGGGAGTTATCTTCTTTATCCCAATTTTAATCGGTTCCATTCATAGTGGAGTTGCTCTTCATACGTTAGGGAAAATGCTTTATATTGATTTGTGGAAATCAGGTGCGCTTGTAATTGGAGCATACATTTTAGCTTCTGCCATTTACTTTATGATCGCGCAAAGAGGATATTTAAAACACGTAAAAAGCTAG
- a CDS encoding ABC transporter ATP-binding protein, with the protein MSVLEVKGLTKVYQSKGSVATTALNDINFKIEEGEFVGIMGPSGSGKTTLLNLLATIDKQTSGHVLVNGEEINQMRAAKLAEFRRTHLGFIFQDFNLLDTLSIKENIILPLVMAKKSVNEIDAKVLEIAKFLNIEEILNKKVYEVSGGQQQRAAAARAIIHEPTLILADEPTGNLDSKSAKSLMSALQDLHEQKKVTIAMVTHDPVAASYCERILFIRDGEIFSEIHKGRTKQAFFQEILDVLAMLGGEYHELSPARA; encoded by the coding sequence ATGAGTGTTCTTGAAGTAAAAGGATTAACGAAGGTGTACCAATCAAAAGGTTCAGTAGCGACGACTGCTTTAAACGATATAAATTTTAAAATAGAAGAAGGCGAATTTGTAGGGATTATGGGTCCTTCGGGAAGCGGGAAAACAACGCTTTTAAATTTATTGGCGACAATTGATAAGCAAACTTCAGGTCATGTGCTTGTAAATGGGGAAGAAATTAATCAAATGCGTGCTGCAAAATTAGCGGAGTTTCGCCGTACACATTTAGGGTTCATCTTCCAAGATTTTAACTTACTTGATACGTTATCTATTAAAGAAAACATTATTTTACCACTTGTAATGGCGAAGAAATCTGTAAATGAAATCGATGCGAAAGTACTGGAAATTGCGAAGTTTTTAAACATCGAAGAAATTTTAAATAAAAAAGTATACGAAGTATCAGGCGGACAACAGCAACGTGCAGCAGCTGCGAGAGCGATTATTCATGAGCCTACGTTAATTTTAGCAGATGAGCCGACTGGAAACTTAGATTCGAAGTCAGCAAAATCATTAATGAGCGCGTTGCAAGACTTACATGAACAAAAGAAAGTGACAATTGCAATGGTAACGCATGATCCAGTAGCAGCGAGTTATTGCGAACGTATTCTATTCATTCGCGACGGAGAAATTTTCTCAGAAATACATAAAGGAAGAACGAAACAAGCCTTTTTCCAAGAAATTCTGGACGTACTTGCGATGCTAGGAGGAGAATATCATGAACTTTCGCCAGCTCGCGCTTAA
- a CDS encoding response regulator transcription factor yields the protein MYKILIVEDDEKIAGILEEHLERYGYQSFRASDLRHIKDEFVKINPHLVLLDINLPYFDGFYWCRQIRTVSNAPIIFVSARTGEMDQVMAIENGGDDYITKPFHLDIVMAKVKSALRRGYGEYASAAESDCLGVNGLLLFPSQHIVEWQGQQTELTKNEFYLLECLMKQVNQYVTREELLEALWDEVAFVDDNTLTVNVKRVRKKLEELGIKNAIVTKRGYGYALLTEWGEGHEG from the coding sequence ATGTATAAAATATTAATTGTAGAAGATGATGAGAAAATTGCGGGAATATTAGAGGAGCATTTAGAAAGGTATGGCTATCAATCATTTAGAGCAAGTGATTTACGTCATATAAAAGATGAGTTTGTAAAAATAAATCCTCATCTTGTGTTACTTGATATTAACTTACCGTACTTTGACGGTTTTTATTGGTGTCGTCAAATTCGTACTGTATCGAATGCGCCGATTATTTTTGTTTCTGCAAGAACAGGGGAAATGGATCAAGTGATGGCGATTGAAAATGGCGGCGATGATTATATTACGAAGCCATTCCATTTAGATATCGTAATGGCAAAGGTGAAGAGTGCGCTTCGCCGTGGCTATGGAGAGTATGCCTCTGCTGCTGAGAGTGATTGTTTAGGTGTAAATGGACTGTTGTTATTCCCGTCCCAGCATATCGTTGAGTGGCAGGGACAACAAACTGAACTGACAAAAAATGAGTTTTACTTATTAGAGTGTTTAATGAAACAGGTGAATCAATATGTAACGCGTGAAGAACTGTTAGAAGCTCTATGGGATGAAGTAGCATTTGTGGATGATAATACATTAACCGTAAATGTAAAACGTGTAAGGAAGAAACTAGAAGAGCTAGGCATTAAAAATGCAATTGTAACGAAACGTGGATATGGTTATGCGCTTCTTACGGAGTGGGGCGAAGGGCATGAAGGTTAA
- a CDS encoding HAMP domain-containing histidine kinase, with protein sequence MKVKNYLVDRFPLILSYIVSLCLFGLVLQLQSLLEKKSIDWSTWLYGLLLGTVVFTVYLIYDYRKRSVFLKRIEKYVTGGNTLHDSLLIDESYTSEQEMVVESFTLLRQQYMNEIHKQHAKEQQQMIFMNQWIHQMKTPVSVIELLLQKFGKEHREARVTVESIREENNRILNGLDLALHMARLEQFAKDYKVEVVNVIDIVRGIINENRKSFIQSSVFPKVMFEEDTCMVASDRKWLSIAIGQIVVNAIKYTKISAVEKKEIQFQIEEKNQKVLLHIKDNGIGIPEQDVKRIFDPFFTGINGRKTREATGMGLYITKEICDNLHHGMYVQSAEGEGTTFTFQFAKDEEYHTLMRKMTKL encoded by the coding sequence ATGAAGGTTAAAAATTACCTCGTGGATCGCTTTCCTTTAATTCTTTCTTATATTGTTAGCCTTTGTTTATTTGGGCTCGTTTTGCAGTTGCAAAGTCTTTTAGAAAAGAAATCCATTGATTGGAGTACGTGGTTATATGGACTTTTATTAGGAACAGTTGTGTTTACTGTATACCTCATTTACGATTATCGAAAACGGAGTGTGTTTTTAAAGAGGATCGAAAAGTACGTTACTGGCGGAAATACATTACATGACTCTTTACTTATTGATGAATCTTATACATCAGAGCAAGAAATGGTCGTTGAATCTTTTACGTTATTAAGACAGCAATATATGAATGAAATTCATAAACAGCATGCGAAAGAGCAACAGCAAATGATATTTATGAACCAATGGATTCACCAAATGAAAACACCAGTATCTGTTATTGAATTATTGTTGCAGAAGTTTGGCAAAGAGCATCGTGAGGCAAGAGTAACAGTTGAAAGTATCCGTGAAGAAAATAACCGTATACTAAATGGGTTAGATTTAGCGTTACATATGGCAAGACTAGAGCAGTTTGCGAAAGATTATAAGGTAGAAGTAGTAAATGTTATAGATATCGTGCGAGGTATTATTAATGAAAACCGAAAATCCTTCATTCAATCGTCTGTATTCCCGAAAGTGATGTTTGAAGAAGATACTTGTATGGTTGCATCTGATAGAAAATGGCTGAGCATTGCTATAGGTCAAATTGTTGTAAACGCAATCAAGTATACCAAAATTTCAGCGGTAGAGAAAAAAGAAATTCAATTTCAAATTGAAGAGAAAAATCAAAAGGTGTTATTACATATTAAGGACAATGGAATTGGTATTCCAGAGCAAGACGTAAAGCGCATATTTGACCCATTCTTTACGGGAATAAATGGACGTAAAACGAGAGAAGCGACTGGGATGGGCTTATATATTACGAAGGAAATTTGCGATAATTTACATCATGGAATGTATGTTCAATCGGCTGAAGGAGAAGGGACAACATTCACGTTCCAATTTGCAAAAGATGAAGAATATCATACATTGATGAGAAAAATGACAAAACTGTAA